The following coding sequences are from one Tachysurus vachellii isolate PV-2020 chromosome 7, HZAU_Pvac_v1, whole genome shotgun sequence window:
- the si:dkey-171c9.3 gene encoding uncharacterized protein si:dkey-171c9.3 — MMTEDWLCSRVKLCQLITGSNVGSTNVQDPLEVVIDTESYPEPHYNPSSILLTLEAFTCAFNELQGRRSVVKVNCMDQKALAPNPLQTEVVHHFAEMFSGDILDAALRKQDTQFTEDGGQICSLTQIEDYKWTTSDLETLAKKIAAEIYSTALQDLARRGSPAGRKSEEQPDAVQTYEKEIISEVHSEHTSYLCSSMHQCDQGGPTTEVDDIYPRRSTTNPTTLDDMAHVGSLDYPDAPPSTPLLPEMMKSRASFTRKLKGGLAKEFLPSTPPPTPKDQQSLMEEKMTDCTADKSEFMVRLMRSLSLACSQLREDNTTENEARFQSEISDYAAQLSVNIIHCITAAQEGRNRNLEMPVRDVQVLADNLTEEIIRTSIAEVIRSKIEDRTSQESSSYLENTTQVLSDNLLSVSIPVIRPVEALRDMAGKLITNTLVQAFSQLGSGSLQHATSKQFPDPASELMPWEQGTDQYLNTGLYSPNSHQPENNGCSNVNLESNYISLDSRTGTEEHVFAENFVQEVLKCSIREVSGCHLRCKQISVNSDRLSSSAASVPVVRQAVVRAFISETLGHDTQDLQCVLLWAAASHMGISTLQIDLTDKHVQQQLNRVFLQAQIHSWTVGHLMTSLLQYCEDLQATTRGHSKISTSLLGHLLLTQS, encoded by the exons ATGATGACTGAAGACTGGTTGTGCAGTAGAGTGAAACTTTGTCAGCTAATCACTGGCTCAAATGTTGGTTCAACAAATGTCCAG GATCCATTGGAAGTGGTGATTGATACAGAGTCATATCCTGAACCTCACTACAATCCATCATCTATCCTCCTGACATTGGAGGCCTTCACTTGTGCCTTCAATGAATTGCAAGGCAGGAGGTCAGTTGTGAAGGTGAACTGCATGGATCAGAAAGCTCTTGCACCCAACCCACTTCAGACAGAAGTTGTTCATCACTTTGCTGAGATGTTTTCTGGAGACATCCTGGATGCAGCTCTAAGAAAACAGGACACCCAGTTCACTGAAGATGGTGGTCAAATTTGTAGCCTGACTCAAATTGAGGATTACAAGTGGACAACGAGTGATTTGGAAACGCTTGCTAAGAAAATAGCAGCTGAAATCTATAGCACTGCACTGCAAGATCTAGCCAGACGTGGTAGCCCTGCTGGTAGGAAATCTGAAGAACAGCCAGATGCGGTTCAAACATATGAAAAAGAGATCATTAGTGAAGTTCACAGTGAGCATACCTCCTACCTTTGCTCCTCTATGCACCAATGCGACCAAGGAGGACCTACAACAGAAGTAGATGATATCTATCCCAGAAGATCTACCACCAATCCTACCACTCTGGATGACATGGCCCATGTGGGTTCGCTTGACTACCCTGATGCTCCTCCAAGTACTCCTTTACTGCCAGAGATGATGAAGAGCCGTGCGAGCTTCACCAGGAAACTGAAAGGCGGACTGGCTAAGGAGTTCCTACCCTCGACCCCTCCACCCACCCCGAAAGATCAACAATCTCTAATGGAGGAAAAAATGACTGACTGTACTGCAGACAAATCAGAGTTCATGGTTCGGTTGATGCGTTCGCTCTCACTAGCCTGCTCACAGCTTAGGGAAGATAACACCACAGAAAACGAGGCCAGGTTTCAAAGTGAGATTTCAGACTATGCGGCACAGCTCTCAGTAAATATCATCCACTGCATCACTGCTGCCCAAGAAGGCAGAAATAGAAATCTAGAAATGCCTGTCAGAGATGTGCAGGTCCTGGCCGACAACCTGACAGAGGAGATCATTAGGACATCTATAGCAGAGGTTATAAGGAGCAAGATAGAGGACAGAACAAGCCAAGAAAGTTCATCTTATTTGGAGAACACAACCCAAGTTTTAAGTGATAATTTACTGTCAGTGTCAATCCCCGTTATCCGTCCTGTGGAGGCTTTGAGAGATATGGCTGGCAAACTAATCACTAACACACTGGTCCAGGCTTTCTCCCAGCTGGGAAGTGGTTCATTACAGCATGCCACCAGCAAACAGTTCCCTGATCCAGCATCTGAACTAATGCCATGGGAACAAGGGACTGatcaatatttaaatacagGTTTGTACTCCCCAAACTCCCATCAACCAGAAAACAATGGATGCTCTAATGTGAATTTAGAGTCTAATTATATCTCACTTGACTCCAGAACTGGGACAGAAGAGCATGTTTTTGCTGAGAACTTTGTGCAAGAAGTGCTCAAGTGCTCAATAAGAGAAGTTTCAGGCTGTCACTTAAGGTGTAAACAAATATCCGTTAATTCAGATAGACTGAGTTCCTCAGCAGCATCTGTTCCTGTGGTGAGGCAGGCTGTGGTGAGGGCTTTCATATCGGAAACACTCGGCCATGATACACAGGATCTGCAGTGTGTCCTTCTCTGGGCTGCAGCATCTCACATGGGAATTTCCACATTACAGATTGACCTAACTGACAAGCACGTTCAGCAACAG CTCAACAGGGTCTTTCTGCAAGCTCAGATTCACAGCTGGACTGTGGGCCATCTGATGACGTCTCTCCTCCAGTACTGTGAAGATCTACAGGCCACCACCAGAGGGCATTCTAAGATTTCGACCTCTCTCCTGGGGCATCTACTGCTCACACAATCATAA